The following proteins are encoded in a genomic region of Melopsittacus undulatus isolate bMelUnd1 chromosome 8, bMelUnd1.mat.Z, whole genome shotgun sequence:
- the PCBP3 gene encoding poly(rC)-binding protein 3 isoform X2, whose protein sequence is MESKVSEGGLNVTLTIRLLMHGKEVGSIIGKKGETVKKMREESGARINISEGNCPERIVTITGPTDAIFKAFAMIAYKFEEDITNSMSNSTATSKPPVTLRLVVPASQCGSLIGKGGSKIKEIRESTGAQVQVAGDMLPNSTERAVTISGTPDAIIQCVKQICVVMLESPPKGATIPYRPKPASTPVIFAGGQAYTIQGQYAIPHPDLTKLHQLAMQQTPFTPLGQTTPAFPGEKLPLHSSEEAQNLMGQSSGLDASPPASTHELTIPNDAASSDAKGPKSMRFGRCRERRSKSPTPRKAHRSAKSPSQGPLQTSASRSTSSTPGIPKAFPPSSEYNQSKTWERPDYFLFVLKSLVEQDFVEAKGSQCCVWLGWHGACALGGQGSCRRL, encoded by the exons ATGGAGTCCAAGGTCTCCGAAGGTGGCCTGAATGTCACCCTCACCATCCGGCTGCTGATGCATGGCAAG gaAGTTGGCAGTATCATTGGAAAG AAAGGAGAGACTGTGAAGAAGATGCGTGAGGAg agTGGAGCAAGGATCAACATCTCGGAGGGGAATTGCCCTGAGCGAATTGTGACCATCACTGGCCCCACTGATGCCATCTTCAAGGCTTTTGCCATGATTGCCTACAAATTTGAGGAG GACATAACCAACTCGATGAGCAACAGCACTGCTACCAGCAAACCTCCAGTGACGCTGAGACTGGTCGTGCCAGCTAGTCAGTGCGGCTCACTGATCGGCAAAGGAGGCTCCAAGATCAAGGAAATCAGGGAG TCCACAGGTGCTCAGGTTCAAGTGGCGGGGGACATGCTGCCCAACTCCACGGAGCGGGCGGTGACAATCTCGGGGACACCCGACGCTATAATCCAGTGTGTCAAACAGATCTGTGTGGTGATGCTGGAG TCCCCACCAAAAGGTGCCACCATTCCCTACCGCCCAAAGCCCGCCTCCACCCCTGTCATTTTTGCAGGTGGTCAG GCCTATACAATTCAGGGACAATACGCTATTCCACACCCGGAT TTGACCAAGCTCCACCAGTTGGCTATGCAGCAAACCCCCTTTACTCCCCTTGGACAGACCACCCCCGCTTTCCCTG GAGAAAAGCTGCCCTTACATTCCTCCGAAGAAGCTCAAAATCTGATGGGCCAATCATCAG GTTTGGATGCCAGTCCCCCGGCCAGTACTCATGAACTCACCATTCCCAATGAT GCTGCATCATCGGACGCCAAGGGACCAAAATCAATGAGATTCGGCAGATGTCGGGAGCGCAGATCAAAATCGCCAACGCCACGGAAGGCTCATCGGAGCGCCAAATCACCATCACAGGGACCCCTGCAAACATCAGCCTCGCGCAGTACCTCATCAACGCCAG GCATCCCAAAGGCTTTTCCTCCATCCAGTGAATATAATCAGTCCAAGACGTGGGAACGGCCCGATTACTTCCTTTTTGTGCTCAAAAGCTTGGTGGAGCAGGACTTTGTGGAGGCCAAGGGCTCCCAGTGCTGCGTCTGGCTGGGATGGCATGGTGCCTGTGCCTTGGGGGGCCAGGGATCCTGCAGGAGACTATAG
- the PCBP3 gene encoding poly(rC)-binding protein 3 isoform X12, whose protein sequence is MESKVSEGGLNVTLTIRLLMHGKEVGSIIGKKGETVKKMREESGARINISEGNCPERIVTITGPTDAIFKAFAMIAYKFEEDITNSMSNSTATSKPPVTLRLVVPASQCGSLIGKGGSKIKEIRESTGAQVQVAGDMLPNSTERAVTISGTPDAIIQCVKQICVVMLESPPKGATIPYRPKPASTPVIFAGGQAYTIQGQYAIPHPDQLTKLHQLAMQQTPFTPLGQTTPAFPGLDASPPASTHELTIPNDLIGCIIGRQGTKINEIRQMSGAQIKIANATEGSSERQITITGTPANISLAQYLINARLTSEVTGMGAL, encoded by the exons ATGGAGTCCAAGGTCTCCGAAGGTGGCCTGAATGTCACCCTCACCATCCGGCTGCTGATGCATGGCAAG gaAGTTGGCAGTATCATTGGAAAG AAAGGAGAGACTGTGAAGAAGATGCGTGAGGAg agTGGAGCAAGGATCAACATCTCGGAGGGGAATTGCCCTGAGCGAATTGTGACCATCACTGGCCCCACTGATGCCATCTTCAAGGCTTTTGCCATGATTGCCTACAAATTTGAGGAG GACATAACCAACTCGATGAGCAACAGCACTGCTACCAGCAAACCTCCAGTGACGCTGAGACTGGTCGTGCCAGCTAGTCAGTGCGGCTCACTGATCGGCAAAGGAGGCTCCAAGATCAAGGAAATCAGGGAG TCCACAGGTGCTCAGGTTCAAGTGGCGGGGGACATGCTGCCCAACTCCACGGAGCGGGCGGTGACAATCTCGGGGACACCCGACGCTATAATCCAGTGTGTCAAACAGATCTGTGTGGTGATGCTGGAG TCCCCACCAAAAGGTGCCACCATTCCCTACCGCCCAAAGCCCGCCTCCACCCCTGTCATTTTTGCAGGTGGTCAG GCCTATACAATTCAGGGACAATACGCTATTCCACACCCGGAT CAGTTGACCAAGCTCCACCAGTTGGCTATGCAGCAAACCCCCTTTACTCCCCTTGGACAGACCACCCCCGCTTTCCCTG GTTTGGATGCCAGTCCCCCGGCCAGTACTCATGAACTCACCATTCCCAATGAT CTAATAGGCTGCATCATCGGACGCCAAGGGACCAAAATCAATGAGATTCGGCAGATGTCGGGAGCGCAGATCAAAATCGCCAACGCCACGGAAGGCTCATCGGAGCGCCAAATCACCATCACAGGGACCCCTGCAAACATCAGCCTCGCGCAGTACCTCATCAACGCCAG GCTGACGTCTGAGGTCACTGGAATGGGCGCACTCTAA
- the PCBP3 gene encoding poly(rC)-binding protein 3 isoform X7: MESKVSEGGLNVTLTIRLLMHGKEVGSIIGKKGETVKKMREESGARINISEGNCPERIVTITGPTDAIFKAFAMIAYKFEEDITNSMSNSTATSKPPVTLRLVVPASQCGSLIGKGGSKIKEIRESTGAQVQVAGDMLPNSTERAVTISGTPDAIIQCVKQICVVMLESPPKGATIPYRPKPASTPVIFAGGQAYTIQGQYAIPHPDLTKLHQLAMQQTPFTPLGQTTPAFPGEKLPLHSSEEAQNLMGQSSGLDASPPASTHELTIPNDLIGCIIGRQGTKINEIRQMSGAQIKIANATEGSSERQITITGTPANISLAQYLINARLTSEVTGMGAL, from the exons ATGGAGTCCAAGGTCTCCGAAGGTGGCCTGAATGTCACCCTCACCATCCGGCTGCTGATGCATGGCAAG gaAGTTGGCAGTATCATTGGAAAG AAAGGAGAGACTGTGAAGAAGATGCGTGAGGAg agTGGAGCAAGGATCAACATCTCGGAGGGGAATTGCCCTGAGCGAATTGTGACCATCACTGGCCCCACTGATGCCATCTTCAAGGCTTTTGCCATGATTGCCTACAAATTTGAGGAG GACATAACCAACTCGATGAGCAACAGCACTGCTACCAGCAAACCTCCAGTGACGCTGAGACTGGTCGTGCCAGCTAGTCAGTGCGGCTCACTGATCGGCAAAGGAGGCTCCAAGATCAAGGAAATCAGGGAG TCCACAGGTGCTCAGGTTCAAGTGGCGGGGGACATGCTGCCCAACTCCACGGAGCGGGCGGTGACAATCTCGGGGACACCCGACGCTATAATCCAGTGTGTCAAACAGATCTGTGTGGTGATGCTGGAG TCCCCACCAAAAGGTGCCACCATTCCCTACCGCCCAAAGCCCGCCTCCACCCCTGTCATTTTTGCAGGTGGTCAG GCCTATACAATTCAGGGACAATACGCTATTCCACACCCGGAT TTGACCAAGCTCCACCAGTTGGCTATGCAGCAAACCCCCTTTACTCCCCTTGGACAGACCACCCCCGCTTTCCCTG GAGAAAAGCTGCCCTTACATTCCTCCGAAGAAGCTCAAAATCTGATGGGCCAATCATCAG GTTTGGATGCCAGTCCCCCGGCCAGTACTCATGAACTCACCATTCCCAATGAT CTAATAGGCTGCATCATCGGACGCCAAGGGACCAAAATCAATGAGATTCGGCAGATGTCGGGAGCGCAGATCAAAATCGCCAACGCCACGGAAGGCTCATCGGAGCGCCAAATCACCATCACAGGGACCCCTGCAAACATCAGCCTCGCGCAGTACCTCATCAACGCCAG GCTGACGTCTGAGGTCACTGGAATGGGCGCACTCTAA
- the PCBP3 gene encoding poly(rC)-binding protein 3 isoform X14, with product MESKVSEGGLNVTLTIRLLMHGKEVGSIIGKKGETVKKMREESGARINISEGNCPERIVTITGPTDAIFKAFAMIAYKFEEDITNSMSNSTATSKPPVTLRLVVPASQCGSLIGKGGSKIKEIRESTGAQVQVAGDMLPNSTERAVTISGTPDAIIQCVKQICVVMLESPPKGATIPYRPKPASTPVIFAGGQAYTIQGQYAIPHPDQLTKLHQLAMQQTPFTPLGQTTPAFPGEKLPLHSSEEAQNLMGQSSGLDASPPASTHELTIPNDLSRP from the exons ATGGAGTCCAAGGTCTCCGAAGGTGGCCTGAATGTCACCCTCACCATCCGGCTGCTGATGCATGGCAAG gaAGTTGGCAGTATCATTGGAAAG AAAGGAGAGACTGTGAAGAAGATGCGTGAGGAg agTGGAGCAAGGATCAACATCTCGGAGGGGAATTGCCCTGAGCGAATTGTGACCATCACTGGCCCCACTGATGCCATCTTCAAGGCTTTTGCCATGATTGCCTACAAATTTGAGGAG GACATAACCAACTCGATGAGCAACAGCACTGCTACCAGCAAACCTCCAGTGACGCTGAGACTGGTCGTGCCAGCTAGTCAGTGCGGCTCACTGATCGGCAAAGGAGGCTCCAAGATCAAGGAAATCAGGGAG TCCACAGGTGCTCAGGTTCAAGTGGCGGGGGACATGCTGCCCAACTCCACGGAGCGGGCGGTGACAATCTCGGGGACACCCGACGCTATAATCCAGTGTGTCAAACAGATCTGTGTGGTGATGCTGGAG TCCCCACCAAAAGGTGCCACCATTCCCTACCGCCCAAAGCCCGCCTCCACCCCTGTCATTTTTGCAGGTGGTCAG GCCTATACAATTCAGGGACAATACGCTATTCCACACCCGGAT CAGTTGACCAAGCTCCACCAGTTGGCTATGCAGCAAACCCCCTTTACTCCCCTTGGACAGACCACCCCCGCTTTCCCTG GAGAAAAGCTGCCCTTACATTCCTCCGAAGAAGCTCAAAATCTGATGGGCCAATCATCAG GTTTGGATGCCAGTCCCCCGGCCAGTACTCATGAACTCACCATTCCCAATGAT CTCTCCAGACCCTGA
- the PCBP3 gene encoding poly(rC)-binding protein 3 isoform X11, translating into MESKVSEGGLNVTLTIRLLMHGKEVGSIIGKKGETVKKMREESGARINISEGNCPERIVTITGPTDAIFKAFAMIAYKFEEDITNSMSNSTATSKPPVTLRLVVPASQCGSLIGKGGSKIKEIREAYTIQGQYAIPHPDQLTKLHQLAMQQTPFTPLGQTTPAFPGEKLPLHSSEEAQNLMGQSSGLDASPPASTHELTIPNDAASSDAKGPKSMRFGRCRERRSKSPTPRKAHRSAKSPSQGPLQTSASRSTSSTPGIPKAFPPSSEYNQSKTWERPDYFLFVLKSLVEQDFVEAKGSQCCVWLGWHGACALGGQGSCRRL; encoded by the exons ATGGAGTCCAAGGTCTCCGAAGGTGGCCTGAATGTCACCCTCACCATCCGGCTGCTGATGCATGGCAAG gaAGTTGGCAGTATCATTGGAAAG AAAGGAGAGACTGTGAAGAAGATGCGTGAGGAg agTGGAGCAAGGATCAACATCTCGGAGGGGAATTGCCCTGAGCGAATTGTGACCATCACTGGCCCCACTGATGCCATCTTCAAGGCTTTTGCCATGATTGCCTACAAATTTGAGGAG GACATAACCAACTCGATGAGCAACAGCACTGCTACCAGCAAACCTCCAGTGACGCTGAGACTGGTCGTGCCAGCTAGTCAGTGCGGCTCACTGATCGGCAAAGGAGGCTCCAAGATCAAGGAAATCAGGGAG GCCTATACAATTCAGGGACAATACGCTATTCCACACCCGGAT CAGTTGACCAAGCTCCACCAGTTGGCTATGCAGCAAACCCCCTTTACTCCCCTTGGACAGACCACCCCCGCTTTCCCTG GAGAAAAGCTGCCCTTACATTCCTCCGAAGAAGCTCAAAATCTGATGGGCCAATCATCAG GTTTGGATGCCAGTCCCCCGGCCAGTACTCATGAACTCACCATTCCCAATGAT GCTGCATCATCGGACGCCAAGGGACCAAAATCAATGAGATTCGGCAGATGTCGGGAGCGCAGATCAAAATCGCCAACGCCACGGAAGGCTCATCGGAGCGCCAAATCACCATCACAGGGACCCCTGCAAACATCAGCCTCGCGCAGTACCTCATCAACGCCAG GCATCCCAAAGGCTTTTCCTCCATCCAGTGAATATAATCAGTCCAAGACGTGGGAACGGCCCGATTACTTCCTTTTTGTGCTCAAAAGCTTGGTGGAGCAGGACTTTGTGGAGGCCAAGGGCTCCCAGTGCTGCGTCTGGCTGGGATGGCATGGTGCCTGTGCCTTGGGGGGCCAGGGATCCTGCAGGAGACTATAG